The genomic region AGTTACACTTAAAACCAATAGCAGAAACGGCGGGATTTGATTCCTTAAACAGTTTCGTAGAACATTTACGATCGCACCCATTTGGCAACCTGCATGTCCGAGCGATCGAGGCACTGAGCGTAACTGAAACATCATTTTTCCGCGATCGTCATCCATTTGAAGTACTCAAAAATTTCACGCTACCAGAATTAATCTCGCGACGGGCAAAAGAGCGATCGCTCAAGATTTGGTGTGGAGCTTGCTCTAGCGGTCAAGAACCTTATAGCCTTGCGATACTGATCCGCGAACATTTTCCTCTACTAACAACTTGGGATTTGCAGATAATTGCCAGCGACTTTTCTAGCCAGATTCTTGCCCACGCCCGTCAAGGTCGCTACAGCCAGTGGGAAATTCAGCGCGGATTGTCCGTCGATCTGCGAGAGAAATATTTTCAGTTTCAGCAACAGCAGCAGAACTGGCAGATTAAAGACCAGATCCGCCAGATGGTTGAGTTTCGTCAAATCAATCTCATCCACCCATGGTTATCAATGCCAGCAATGGATATTATCTTTCTGCGAAATGTATTGATTTACTTTGATACTGATACAAAGAAATCTACGCTCAAAAAAGTTAGACAGCAATTAAGACCGGACGGCTACTTATTTCTCGGTGGTGGTGAAACCACAATTTATCTCGATGACTCGTTTGAACGAATACAGC from Chroococcidiopsis sp. SAG 2025 harbors:
- a CDS encoding protein-glutamate O-methyltransferase CheR, whose product is MLKVCSKQTPDISNINFQYLCQLVYQHAAIVLDVSKDYLAELHLKPIAETAGFDSLNSFVEHLRSHPFGNLHVRAIEALSVTETSFFRDRHPFEVLKNFTLPELISRRAKERSLKIWCGACSSGQEPYSLAILIREHFPLLTTWDLQIIASDFSSQILAHARQGRYSQWEIQRGLSVDLREKYFQFQQQQQNWQIKDQIRQMVEFRQINLIHPWLSMPAMDIIFLRNVLIYFDTDTKKSTLKKVRQQLRPDGYLFLGGGETTIYLDDSFERIQQEGGVCYCLQ